In Candidatus Poribacteria bacterium, the following are encoded in one genomic region:
- a CDS encoding Gfo/Idh/MocA family oxidoreductase, protein MKLRLAQYGISHDHASGKARVMKESDEIDFAGVFEPSLEVRETLGQGPVYEGVHWFTSKEEILEDETIVGVAAQGRVSQNLTFAREILEHGKHVWFDKPAGDNLDTFREVLDIARDRKLLVQLGYMFRYNAGFQFILDWVHSGKLGDIFSVRGRISSGPSSDAHWQRWDSLGEHSGGIMFILACHLTDIIVALLGRPTHVTPFSRHDGHDVPWYRNNTAAVFEYPKALAILESTSLEVDSGKSRRLEVYGTRGSAILEPLEPPALRLCLDEDRDGYAKGWQTVPVEPRPRYVESLRAFIADIRGEKSPDRSLDHEFAVQETVLRAAGLRR, encoded by the coding sequence GTGAAATTGAGACTTGCACAATACGGTATTTCCCACGATCATGCTTCAGGGAAAGCCCGAGTGATGAAGGAAAGCGACGAAATTGACTTCGCTGGTGTCTTTGAACCCTCATTAGAGGTCCGAGAGACCCTGGGGCAAGGTCCCGTCTATGAGGGCGTTCACTGGTTTACATCCAAAGAAGAAATACTCGAAGATGAGACAATCGTTGGCGTCGCGGCACAGGGACGGGTATCGCAGAATCTCACCTTTGCACGGGAGATTCTCGAACACGGCAAGCATGTGTGGTTCGATAAACCTGCTGGTGATAACCTCGACACGTTTCGAGAGGTTTTGGACATTGCCCGGGACAGGAAACTGCTCGTTCAACTCGGTTATATGTTCCGATACAATGCTGGCTTTCAGTTTATCCTTGACTGGGTGCATTCCGGGAAACTCGGCGATATTTTTTCCGTGCGGGGACGCATCTCATCGGGACCCTCAAGCGACGCACATTGGCAACGCTGGGATTCGCTCGGTGAACACTCTGGGGGCATTATGTTCATCCTTGCCTGTCATCTCACCGATATTATCGTTGCGTTGCTCGGACGACCCACACACGTGACACCCTTTTCGAGGCACGACGGGCATGACGTGCCGTGGTATCGGAACAATACAGCGGCTGTGTTCGAATATCCCAAAGCGTTGGCGATTCTTGAGTCAACGTCATTGGAAGTGGATTCGGGCAAATCGAGGCGATTGGAGGTCTACGGGACACGGGGCAGTGCGATTCTTGAGCCGCTTGAGCCGCCAGCGTTGCGGCTGTGTCTTGACGAGGATCGGGATGGATATGCGAAGGGCTGGCAGACGGTTCCTGTGGAGCCGCGACCGCGTTACGTTGAAAGCCTTCGAGCATTTATCGCTGATATTCGGGGCGAAAAATCCCCTGATCGCTCTCTCGACCACGAGTTCGCAGTTCAGGAAACCGTGCTGCGGGCGGCAGGACTGCGACGGTAA
- a CDS encoding DUF1501 domain-containing protein, protein MATDIHKENDLRLTRRTFLGKSVRSIGSLALGSLLTPSLLGAAPEIEQWQGIVTTPHVPPKAKRIIHLCMAGGPSHLETLDYKPQLAELHGQPMPKSFTEGQPIAQLQGQADSLKCLGPTHEFKKYGQSGQEMSTAFPHIGSLADDICIVRSLKTEQINHDPAHTFMNTGTAIAGRPSMGSWLLYGLGSENENLPGYVVLTSSGGGQDQPIATRQWHSGFLPGQFQGVQFHSTGDPVHYVTNPDGVNTEQQRDVVDTVQTLNGMLDETVDDPSISTRISQYEMAFRMQTSVPELTDISKEPQHVLDAYGAEPGDGSYASNCLLARRLAERGVRFIQLYHRGWDHHGGIENAIKTTAGYVDKATAALVNDLKQRGMLEDTLVIWSGEFGRTPMAQGTGRDHHIQGFSMWMAGGGIKGGISYGNTDELGYNSVENIVHVHDFHATMLHLFGINHEKLVYRFQGRDFRLTDVHGHIVRDILA, encoded by the coding sequence ATGGCTACGGATATTCACAAAGAAAACGATCTTCGTCTTACAAGGCGAACATTTCTGGGGAAAAGCGTGCGTAGCATCGGATCGCTTGCGCTTGGATCCCTGCTGACACCATCACTGCTCGGTGCCGCGCCGGAGATTGAGCAGTGGCAGGGTATTGTTACCACACCACATGTACCGCCGAAGGCGAAACGCATTATTCATCTCTGCATGGCGGGTGGACCTTCGCATCTGGAGACTTTGGATTACAAGCCACAGTTGGCGGAACTCCACGGGCAACCGATGCCGAAGTCTTTCACCGAAGGACAACCGATTGCACAACTCCAAGGACAAGCGGATTCACTCAAATGCCTCGGTCCGACACATGAATTCAAAAAGTATGGACAATCCGGGCAGGAGATGAGCACAGCGTTTCCACATATTGGAAGCCTCGCCGATGATATTTGCATCGTGCGCTCCCTGAAAACCGAGCAGATTAACCACGATCCAGCGCACACTTTCATGAATACTGGCACGGCGATCGCCGGCAGACCGAGCATGGGTTCGTGGCTGCTTTACGGACTTGGCAGTGAAAACGAAAATCTACCGGGTTACGTCGTCCTCACTTCTTCTGGTGGCGGACAGGACCAACCGATTGCGACGCGGCAATGGCATAGCGGATTTCTCCCAGGTCAGTTTCAAGGGGTCCAGTTCCATTCGACCGGCGATCCCGTTCACTACGTCACAAACCCTGACGGTGTGAACACCGAACAGCAACGCGATGTCGTGGATACCGTACAAACCCTGAACGGTATGCTCGACGAAACCGTGGACGATCCATCAATCTCAACGCGCATCAGCCAATACGAGATGGCGTTCCGAATGCAAACGAGTGTCCCGGAGTTGACGGACATCTCCAAAGAACCGCAACACGTTCTCGATGCGTACGGCGCAGAACCTGGTGACGGATCTTATGCTTCAAACTGTCTCCTCGCACGACGGTTAGCCGAACGCGGTGTGCGGTTTATCCAACTCTACCATCGCGGTTGGGATCACCACGGCGGCATTGAAAACGCCATCAAGACAACCGCTGGCTATGTTGATAAGGCAACCGCTGCACTTGTGAACGATTTGAAGCAGCGCGGTATGTTAGAGGACACCTTAGTGATTTGGAGCGGCGAGTTTGGGCGGACACCCATGGCACAAGGCACCGGACGCGATCATCATATTCAAGGTTTCTCGATGTGGATGGCTGGCGGTGGCATCAAAGGCGGCATTAGTTACGGTAACACCGATGAATTGGGGTATAATTCCGTTGAAAATATCGTGCATGTCCACGACTTTCACGCCACGATGCTACATCTGTTCGGAATTAATCACGAGAAACTGGTCTACCGTTTCCAAGGACGAGACTTCCGTCTCACCGATGTTCATGGGCATATCGTCCGCGACATTTTGGCTTAA
- a CDS encoding zinc-binding alcohol dehydrogenase: protein MNMLRELIAPAQEQVAFREYESQPLQANEIRVKSEFGAAKHGSEMASYKGYAGPRGGYDGEYKIFRADGSGGMVNYPSGLGNMCVGEVTEIGADVTDVKVGEQVFRHSSFREEHVWDAAGVRKLPDGVPWQAAVCLDPTDFALGAVRDGHIRIGDAVAVFGMGGIGLMALQLAKLAGAYPVIGVDPLELRRNVALDCGADMVIDPTTDDAGLEIKKATNKRGADVCIEYSGHHTALQAAIRGVTYLGTVVAGAWPGTYPAGLDLGAEAHFNRPTIIFSRACSEPNPEYPNWNEGRLFEISWRLLCDGSLKSEPVIYPVVDFDALLDEYPKIATHPGENVKLGVRFA from the coding sequence ATGAATATGCTAAGAGAACTCATTGCGCCCGCCCAAGAGCAGGTCGCTTTCAGAGAATATGAAAGCCAACCCTTGCAAGCGAATGAAATTCGGGTCAAAAGCGAGTTTGGTGCCGCCAAACACGGTTCAGAGATGGCATCATATAAGGGATATGCGGGTCCACGCGGCGGCTACGATGGCGAATATAAAATCTTTCGAGCAGACGGTTCCGGTGGGATGGTGAACTATCCATCAGGGCTTGGGAACATGTGCGTTGGCGAAGTGACCGAAATTGGTGCGGACGTTACCGATGTCAAAGTCGGAGAGCAGGTTTTTCGGCACAGCTCCTTCCGCGAGGAACACGTTTGGGATGCCGCAGGTGTCCGGAAACTTCCCGATGGTGTCCCGTGGCAGGCAGCCGTCTGTTTGGATCCGACAGATTTCGCCTTGGGCGCCGTGCGCGACGGTCATATCCGGATTGGGGACGCCGTGGCAGTCTTTGGCATGGGTGGGATCGGACTGATGGCATTGCAGCTCGCCAAGTTGGCGGGTGCCTATCCGGTGATTGGAGTCGATCCGCTCGAGTTGCGCCGCAACGTTGCCCTCGACTGTGGTGCGGATATGGTCATTGATCCGACGACGGATGATGCCGGTTTGGAAATTAAAAAAGCCACCAACAAGCGTGGTGCCGATGTTTGCATTGAGTATAGCGGTCATCATACGGCACTCCAAGCCGCTATCCGCGGTGTGACGTATTTAGGCACAGTCGTTGCTGGTGCCTGGCCCGGGACCTACCCCGCAGGATTAGATCTCGGAGCGGAAGCACATTTCAACCGACCGACGATTATCTTCTCACGCGCCTGTAGCGAACCGAATCCAGAATATCCAAATTGGAATGAGGGTAGACTCTTTGAAATCAGTTGGCGGCTGCTCTGCGACGGCAGTCTGAAATCTGAACCGGTCATATATCCTGTTGTCGATTTTGACGCCCTATTGGACGAGTATCCAAAGATCGCAACACATCCGGGTGAGAATGTAAAGTTAGGCGTTCGATTCGCATAA
- a CDS encoding toxin-antitoxin system HicB family antitoxin has translation MHVVATFDQPMINRWTEQRTEIQRRLLNMRSSQKPYSGNLRLQIPPDVHVAIARAAEASGKDLDQWATETFTHAVNDGLAVQSKI, from the coding sequence ATGCATGTAGTAGCAACTTTCGATCAACCAATGATTAACCGGTGGACCGAACAACGAACAGAAATTCAAAGGCGGTTGTTAAACATGCGATCGTCACAAAAACCGTATTCTGGAAATCTGAGACTACAGATTCCTCCCGATGTCCACGTGGCCATTGCAAGGGCTGCTGAAGCCAGTGGGAAAGATCTGGACCAATGGGCAACAGAGACTTTCACTCACGCTGTCAATGATGGATTGGCTGTTCAATCAAAGATCTAA
- a CDS encoding beta-lactamase family protein, with the protein MIYQTKADRLLVHIAFLLVLTVSAFSHELPMVEPEAVGLSTERLSRIDKVMEMHVAQQKIAGGVTLLARHGKIAHLGVYGMMDVEAEKPMTPDTIFRIASMTKPITSVAVMMLYEEGHFRLHEPVSKFIPSFKEMHVLPPEDAEDSVQPIPATRQITIWNLLTHTAGLTYHWNGRLGQQYTDAGITHGLLQDESTLEEKMKILATIPLLHQPGADVEYGLSIDVLGYLVEVVSGMSLDAFFSERIFKPLGMKDTHFFIPETKRERLATVYERTKDGPIIRKSQEPTVDGALIYSTDYPYNGPRTYFAGGGGLVSTASDYLRFAQMMLNGGKFNGVRLLSRKTVELMTSNQLTKMDVDYGFGLGFGIVRDESDLREIGSVGRYGWGGFFFTNFFIDPQEQMIGIFLCQLHPSGGLDLGERIRILSYQAIAD; encoded by the coding sequence ATGATTTATCAGACAAAAGCAGATAGACTTTTAGTACACATCGCGTTTTTGTTGGTTCTGACGGTATCCGCCTTCAGCCACGAGCTCCCTATGGTGGAGCCTGAAGCGGTTGGGCTTTCTACCGAAAGGCTTTCAAGAATTGATAAAGTCATGGAAATGCACGTCGCGCAGCAAAAGATCGCCGGTGGTGTCACCTTACTTGCTCGGCACGGAAAGATCGCACATCTGGGCGTTTACGGTATGATGGACGTCGAAGCGGAAAAGCCGATGACTCCCGATACCATTTTCCGTATCGCGTCAATGACGAAACCGATCACGAGCGTCGCTGTGATGATGCTCTATGAAGAGGGACATTTTCGGTTGCATGAACCCGTCTCAAAGTTCATTCCATCGTTCAAGGAGATGCATGTATTGCCGCCGGAAGATGCCGAAGATTCGGTGCAACCTATCCCGGCAACACGCCAGATTACAATTTGGAACCTGCTGACCCACACGGCGGGTCTCACGTATCACTGGAACGGGCGTCTCGGTCAACAATACACCGATGCGGGTATCACCCATGGACTCCTTCAAGATGAGAGCACGCTTGAAGAGAAGATGAAAATCTTGGCGACGATTCCGTTGTTGCATCAACCCGGTGCCGACGTCGAGTACGGCCTGTCAATAGATGTCCTCGGCTATCTCGTTGAAGTCGTATCGGGGATGTCGCTCGATGCATTTTTCTCTGAGCGTATCTTCAAACCGCTTGGCATGAAGGACACTCATTTTTTTATCCCTGAAACGAAGCGCGAGCGACTCGCAACTGTGTATGAGCGAACCAAAGACGGACCCATAATACGAAAATCCCAAGAACCGACAGTGGACGGTGCACTGATCTATTCAACGGATTATCCTTACAACGGTCCGCGAACTTATTTCGCTGGCGGGGGTGGGTTAGTCTCCACCGCTTCTGATTACCTCCGCTTTGCGCAGATGATGCTCAACGGCGGAAAGTTTAACGGGGTCCGATTGTTGAGCCGAAAAACCGTTGAGTTGATGACTTCGAATCAACTCACCAAGATGGATGTAGATTACGGATTCGGTTTAGGCTTTGGTATTGTTCGAGACGAATCGGATCTCAGGGAGATCGGATCGGTTGGCAGATATGGTTGGGGCGGTTTCTTCTTTACCAATTTCTTCATTGACCCTCAAGAACAGATGATTGGTATTTTCTTATGCCAATTGCATCCCAGCGGCGGTTTGGACCTCGGAGAGAGAATTCGCATCCTCAGTTACCAAGCAATCGCTGATTGA